One stretch of Armigeres subalbatus isolate Guangzhou_Male chromosome 2, GZ_Asu_2, whole genome shotgun sequence DNA includes these proteins:
- the LOC134210313 gene encoding uncharacterized protein LOC134210313, which translates to MAKGTPEPTPSTSGSTSPQVANLAATDSLVAGTVHQCSSKVLLATAIVVVQDDEGKRIPARALLDSGSESNFITEHLSQRLNVFRSKVDISVHGIGLAATKVNQRIVATIRSRLSEFSRQMGFLVLPKVTSNLPTANVNIAGKSNLERNIQHYMTPYLVGLSVEDSPKIFKVCKAAVTTDVLEHLLTRFWAMEEADSTNSYSPEESRCEAIFSKTVQRRSDGRYSVALPKNENAISRLGESKEIAFRRFLSTERRLIKDTSLRKQYIRFMEEYLQLGHMRKVEEDPEATKRCFLLIIRWSKRPAPPLSCMKQILLVADVEKMFRQILVHLEDRPFQSILWRPSPLEEVCVYELNTVTYGTKPAPRTVPLAAQAITEDTYMDDVITGCDNLEDAKKIQQQLDEMTKSGGFQLRKWASNCAEVLKSIPDDNRAIRLAEGINLDPDPSVKALGLTWLPGKDVFRFQFDVPPVESVETLTKRKILSIIATLFDPLGFIGATTTAAKVFMQLLWTTLDERGQRLDWDQPLPPTVGESWRKFHVQLPILNEIRIERCVIIPNVVDVQIHCFSDASQKAYGARLYIRSQAVNGNLKVQLLSPNSKVSLLKPRTIPSLDLSGALIAAQLFEKVRQATNLQVRTTFWVDSSCALRWIQASPSTWSTFVANRVAKIQELTEGCVWRHVAGVENPADLVSRGIGPKDIVNNGFWWHGPSWLAKERSYWPNSNPDLKEEGEEERRRTAVVVTASAVADFNEVFISTTNSYTTLIRRVAIWQRLIRSLQTPEDRPNGFLRADELRQAECTLIRKVQEEVFPDELLAVRKKESVKAKTSAAVHGRAAVIESHGFASVF; encoded by the exons ATGGCAAAAGGAACCCCAGAACCCACTCCATCGACATCTGGCTCCACTTCACCCCAAGTAGCTAACCTGGCGGCTACGGACAGCTTGGTGGCAGGCACAGTTCACCAATGCTCGTCGAAGGTTTTGCTGGCAACAGCAATTGTCGTTGTTCAGGATGACGAAGGCAAAAGGATCCCTGCTCGTGCTCTCCTCGATTCGGGATCAGAGAGTAATTTCATTACCGAGCATCTCAGCCAGCGGCTGAATGTCTTTCGGAGTAAGGTTGATATTTCGGTTCACGGCATTGGTCTGGCAGCAACCAAAGTGAACCAACGGATTGTGGCTACGATTCGCTCTCGTCTTTCGGAGTTCTCTCGCCAGATGGGCTTTCTGGTACTTCCGAAGGTAACAAGCAATCTTCCTACTGCTAACGTCAACATCGCTG GAAAATCGAACTTGGAGCGAAACATCCAGCATTACATGACTCCGTATTTGGTTGGATTGTCAGTGGAGGATTCGCCGAAGATATTCAAGGTTTGCAAAGCAGCTGTAACTACAGATGTATTAGAACATCTACTAACTCGATTCTGGGCCATGGAGGAAGCAGACTCCACGAATAGCTATTCCCCCGAAGAATCTCGCTGCGAAGCCATCTTCTCGAAAACAGTTCAACGCAGATCCGATGGCCGCTATTCCGTAGCACTTCCCAAGAACGAAAATGCCATTTCCAGGTTGGGAGAATCCAAGGAGATCGCATTTCGGCGGTTTCTGAGCACCGAACGAAGGCTTATCAAGGATACTAGTCTTCGGAAGCAGTACATAAGGTTTATGGAGGAGTACCTGCAGTTAGGTCATATGCGAAAGGTTGAAGAGGACCCAGAAGCCACTAAACGATGTTTTCTCCTCATCATCCGGTGGTCAAAGAGGCCAGCACCACCACTAAG TTGCATGAAACAGATTCTCTTGGTGGCGGACGTTGAGAAGATGTTCCGGCAGATACTTGTGCACCTTGAGGATAGGCCATTCCAATCTATTCTCTGGCGTCCGTCTCCTTTGGAGGAGGTATGTGTGTACGAGCTGAACACCGTAACCTACGGAACGAAACCGGCCCC GAGAACGGTACCGCTGGCGGCGCAGGCAATTACAGAGGACACGTACATGGACGACGTCATCACCGGCTGCGATAACTTGGAGGATGCCAAGAAGATACAGCAGCAACTAGACGAGATGACAAAATCCGGTGGTTTTCAGCTTAGGAAATGGGCGTCAAATTGTGCTGAGGTCCTGAAGAGTATCCCGGACGACAATCGTGCAATTCGTCTGGCGGAAGGCATAAATCTCGATCCAGATCCATCGGTGAAAGCATTGGGTCTAACATGGTTACCCGGAAAAGACGTATTCCGCTTTCAATTCGATGTTCCACCGGTCGAGTCAGTTGAAACATTGACAAAACGGAAGATTTTATCGATCATCGCTACTTTGTTTGACCCGTTAGGGTTCATAGGCGCTACTACGACCGCTGCAAAGGTGTTTATGCAGCTACTTTGGACGACCCTAGACGAAAGAGGTCAAAGGTTGGACTGGGACCAGCCACTACCTCCGACGGTGGGTgagtcctggaggaaatttcacgTTCAACTGCCAATTCTCAACGAAATCCGGATAGAGCGATGCGTAATCATTCCCAACGTGGTGGATGTGCAGATCCACTGTTTCTCTGACGCATCGCAGAAGGCTTACGGGGCACGTCTTTATATCCGCAGCCAAGCTGTGAACGGAAACCTGAAGGTTCAGCTGCTATCCCCGAACTCTAAGGTTTCCCTTTTAAAACCTCGTACAATCCCCAGCTTAGATCTCAGCGGAGCGTTGATCGCTGCTCAGCTCTTCGAAAAGGTGCGGCAAGCAACTAACCTTCAAGTTCGAACAACATTTTGGGTAGATTCTTCGTGTGCTCTACGGTGGATTCAGGCTTCACCTTCTACGTGGTCCACATTTGTCGCAAATAGGGTTGCGAAAATCCAGGAGCTCACGGAAGGCTGTGTTTGGAGGCACGTAGCTGGTGTTGAAAACCCAGCAGATTTAGTTTCGAGAGGTATAGGACCAAAGGACATCGTTAACAACGGTTTCTGGTGGCACGGACCGAGCTGGTTAGCTAAAGAGCGAAGTTATtggccaaattcaaatcctgatCTAAAAGAAGAAGGCGAGGAGGAAAGAAGACGTACTGCAGTTGTCGTTACAGCATCAGCAGTGGCAGATTTCAACGAAGTTTTCATTTCCACAACGAATTCCTACACTACGTTAATTCGCCGCGTAGCTATTTGGCAGCGGTTGATACGATCGCTTCAAACACCGGAGGATCGTCCAAATGGGTTCTTGCGAGCAGATGAGCTACGGCAAGCAGAATGTACTCTGATACGGAAGGTTCAAGAAGAGGTATTTCCGGACGAACTACTGGCGGTTCGGAAAAAGGAATCA GTCAAAGCCAAGACAAGTGCAGCAGTTCATGGGAGAGCTGCCGTCATCGAGAGTCACGGTTTCGCGTCCGTTTTCTAA